A stretch of Lathyrus oleraceus cultivar Zhongwan6 chromosome 6, CAAS_Psat_ZW6_1.0, whole genome shotgun sequence DNA encodes these proteins:
- the LOC127091783 gene encoding calcium-dependent protein kinase 26 isoform X2 has protein sequence MAVAGSGCSSSEGSTSFNCYKVANLTETILNATQTSNLKDRYILGEQLGWGQFGVIRTCSDKTTGEVLACKSIAKDRLVTSDDMQSVKLEIEIMAKLSGHPNVVDLKAVYEEEDFVHLVMELCAGGELFHLLEKHGRFSESEGMVLFRHLMQMVLYCHENGVVHRDLKPENILLATKSFSSPIKLADFGLATYIKPGQSLHGLVGSPFYIAPEVLAGAYNQAADIWSAGVILYILLSGMPPFWGKTKSRIFEAVKAADLRFPSEPWNRISVSAKDLIRRMLCIEPSQRLTAQEVLDHSWMESDPTNLEQLSENRVESCGEWHDGGSFSASFMSRTNDISFGGGSPACDAQSPTFTCKSSFSSIFVEPVTPFSASGGFSFRSSGGPIGLEFSTPVSSMPSFAFLSHSSVVEQKNLIFEFDSNTSEVNAIAKDSPLSLGNDVKEKDHKPVETKRACGTNCNRTLGFHSKRNRTIGLGECEQLDLVVTESVIRWLSCTQLPTSPKSSLVC, from the exons ATGGCTGTTGCCGGGAGCGGCTGCAGCAGCAGCGAAGGCTCAACTTCATTCAATTGTTACAAAGTAGCAAACTTGACCGAAACCATATTGAACGCAACGCAAACTTCTAATTTGAAGGACCGATACATTCTTGGGGAGCAGTTGGGCTGGGGACAATTTGGTGTCATTAGAACATGCTCCGACAAAACGACTGGAGAGGTTTTGGCATGCAAATCAATTGCTAAAGATAGGTTGGTGACTTCGGATGATATGCAAAGTGTTAAACTTGAGATCGAGATCATGGCAAAGTTGTCTGGGCACCCGAATGTTGTAGATCTTAAGGCGGTTTACGAAGAGGAAGATTTCGTTCATTTGGTGATGGAGCTTTGCGCTGGAGGCGAGCTGTTTCACCTGTTAGAGAAGCACGGGAGGTTTTCTGAATCTGAAGGCATGGTTCTCTTTAGACATCTCATGCAGATGGTTTTGTACTGTCACGAAAACGGCGTCGTTCACCGAGATTTGAAGCCCGAAAACATTCTCTTAGCAACTAAATCCTTCTCATCTCCAATTAAATTGGCCGACTTTGGCCTTGCGACCTACATTAAGCCTG GACAGAGTTTGCATGGTTTAGTCGGGAGTCCATTTTATATAGCTCCAGAAGTATTGGCAGGTGCATATAACCAGGCTGCGGATATTTGGAGTGCTGGGGTTATTCTTTACATCCTGTTGAGTGGGATGCCGCCGTTTTGGGGGAAGACAAAGTCGCGAATATTCGAAGCTGTCAAGGCTGCTGATTTGAGGTTCCCATCTGAACCTTGGAATCGGATCTCGGTATCTGCTAAGGATTTAATAAGGCGAATGCTTTGCATAGAACCTTCTCAAAGGCTCACTGCTCAAGAGGTTTTGG ATCATAGCTGGATGGAAAGCGATCCAACAAATCTGGAACAACTAAGTGAAAATAGAGTCGAAAGTTGTGGAGAGTGGCACGACGGCGGCTCATTCTCTGCATCATTTATGTCCAGAACTAATGACATCAGTTTTGGCGGTGGTTCACCTGCATGTGACGCTCAATCACCTACGTTCACATGCAAATCGTCGTTTTCTTCCATTTTCGTGGAACCGGTTACACCTTTTTCTGCCTCTGGCGGGTTTTCATTTCGAAGCTCGGGAGGTCCCATCGGTTTGGAATTTTCTACACCTGTTTCCTCTATGCCTAGCTTTGCATTTCTCAGCCACAGTTCTGTTGTCGAGCAAAAGAATCTTATATTCGAGTTCGATTCTAACACATCAGAAGTAAATGCAATCGCCAAAG ATTCTCCTCTTAGCCTTGGAAATGATGTTAAAGAAAAGGATCACAAGCCTGTAGAGACGAAAAGGGCATGCGGAACAAATTGTAACCGGACATTGGGATTCCACAGCAAGAGAAACCGGACAATTGGACTTGGCGAGTGTGAGCAACTTGATCTTGTGGTGACCGAATCCGTCATTCGATGGTTATCATGCACACAACTTCCTACATCACCAAAATCATCTCTTGTCTGTTGA
- the LOC127091783 gene encoding calcium-dependent protein kinase 24 isoform X1, translating to MAVAGSGCSSSEGSTSFNCYKVANLTETILNATQTSNLKDRYILGEQLGWGQFGVIRTCSDKTTGEVLACKSIAKDRLVTSDDMQSVKLEIEIMAKLSGHPNVVDLKAVYEEEDFVHLVMELCAGGELFHLLEKHGRFSESEGMVLFRHLMQMVLYCHENGVVHRDLKPENILLATKSFSSPIKLADFGLATYIKPGQSLHGLVGSPFYIAPEVLAGAYNQAADIWSAGVILYILLSGMPPFWGKTKSRIFEAVKAADLRFPSEPWNRISVSAKDLIRRMLCIEPSQRLTAQEVLDHSWMESDPTNLEQLSENRVESCGEWHDGGSFSASFMSRTNDISFGGGSPACDAQSPTFTCKSSFSSIFVEPVTPFSASGGFSFRSSGGPIGLEFSTPVSSMPSFAFLSHSSVVEQKNLIFEFDSNTSEVNAIAKGMYRVFCLNEYLLLSVLFLAYYVINILLLLLPDSPLSLGNDVKEKDHKPVETKRACGTNCNRTLGFHSKRNRTIGLGECEQLDLVVTESVIRWLSCTQLPTSPKSSLVC from the exons ATGGCTGTTGCCGGGAGCGGCTGCAGCAGCAGCGAAGGCTCAACTTCATTCAATTGTTACAAAGTAGCAAACTTGACCGAAACCATATTGAACGCAACGCAAACTTCTAATTTGAAGGACCGATACATTCTTGGGGAGCAGTTGGGCTGGGGACAATTTGGTGTCATTAGAACATGCTCCGACAAAACGACTGGAGAGGTTTTGGCATGCAAATCAATTGCTAAAGATAGGTTGGTGACTTCGGATGATATGCAAAGTGTTAAACTTGAGATCGAGATCATGGCAAAGTTGTCTGGGCACCCGAATGTTGTAGATCTTAAGGCGGTTTACGAAGAGGAAGATTTCGTTCATTTGGTGATGGAGCTTTGCGCTGGAGGCGAGCTGTTTCACCTGTTAGAGAAGCACGGGAGGTTTTCTGAATCTGAAGGCATGGTTCTCTTTAGACATCTCATGCAGATGGTTTTGTACTGTCACGAAAACGGCGTCGTTCACCGAGATTTGAAGCCCGAAAACATTCTCTTAGCAACTAAATCCTTCTCATCTCCAATTAAATTGGCCGACTTTGGCCTTGCGACCTACATTAAGCCTG GACAGAGTTTGCATGGTTTAGTCGGGAGTCCATTTTATATAGCTCCAGAAGTATTGGCAGGTGCATATAACCAGGCTGCGGATATTTGGAGTGCTGGGGTTATTCTTTACATCCTGTTGAGTGGGATGCCGCCGTTTTGGGGGAAGACAAAGTCGCGAATATTCGAAGCTGTCAAGGCTGCTGATTTGAGGTTCCCATCTGAACCTTGGAATCGGATCTCGGTATCTGCTAAGGATTTAATAAGGCGAATGCTTTGCATAGAACCTTCTCAAAGGCTCACTGCTCAAGAGGTTTTGG ATCATAGCTGGATGGAAAGCGATCCAACAAATCTGGAACAACTAAGTGAAAATAGAGTCGAAAGTTGTGGAGAGTGGCACGACGGCGGCTCATTCTCTGCATCATTTATGTCCAGAACTAATGACATCAGTTTTGGCGGTGGTTCACCTGCATGTGACGCTCAATCACCTACGTTCACATGCAAATCGTCGTTTTCTTCCATTTTCGTGGAACCGGTTACACCTTTTTCTGCCTCTGGCGGGTTTTCATTTCGAAGCTCGGGAGGTCCCATCGGTTTGGAATTTTCTACACCTGTTTCCTCTATGCCTAGCTTTGCATTTCTCAGCCACAGTTCTGTTGTCGAGCAAAAGAATCTTATATTCGAGTTCGATTCTAACACATCAGAAGTAAATGCAATCGCCAAAGGTATGTATAGAGTTTTTTGTTTGAATGAATATTTACTATTATCGGTTCTTTTTTTAGCTTATTATGTGATAAATATACTATTGCTTCTACTACCAGATTCTCCTCTTAGCCTTGGAAATGATGTTAAAGAAAAGGATCACAAGCCTGTAGAGACGAAAAGGGCATGCGGAACAAATTGTAACCGGACATTGGGATTCCACAGCAAGAGAAACCGGACAATTGGACTTGGCGAGTGTGAGCAACTTGATCTTGTGGTGACCGAATCCGTCATTCGATGGTTATCATGCACACAACTTCCTACATCACCAAAATCATCTCTTGTCTGTTGA